The sequence below is a genomic window from Humulus lupulus chromosome 3, drHumLupu1.1, whole genome shotgun sequence.
CTACACTTTCTTTTCTTATCAATCCTTCGTCTTCAAATAAATATATGCTAAATAAATACCGTGAaataattcataaactgatttcatttattttttataatttttttttctgtatatataatttatttgaggTTTAATAATTGGGATTCAAATTAATATATGACGTGGACCGAAAGGAACGTGGCAACAGGTTAGGAGCACGCGTcattacatttttttattattattttctgttATATTCCACGTACGGTCAATCCTAGTAGTAGAcgccaaaaataaaaataaattaataaattaataaataaaaagcgGTATATGAGATCTATCCTTAATAAGAGCACACTCTTCTCTTTTCTCAACTTTTGGTTTTCTGCTCTTTAATTttctcatcattatttatatatatatatatatataacacgtTATTACACAGTCCTTTGGCTTCCCAAAATATCAGATTGAAACTCTTCCAATGGCGAACGAAGAGGCGAGGACCGTGGACCCGGAGAAGCAGAGACTTCTCATCAGTCAACACAAGGAGAAACACTTCACCGCCGGCGAGATCGTTCGCGATATTATCATCGGCGTTTCCGACGGGCTCACTGTTCCCTTCGCCTTGGCTGCTGGTCTCTCCGGCGCCAATGCCAGCTCCTCCATCGTCCTCACCGCCGGCATCGCTGAGGTTGCCGCCGGCGCCATCTCCATGGGACTCGGCGGGTATACTATTCTATTCGATTAATACATGCTTTTTTCGTTACGTATATGTGTGTGTTGTATCATTGAAAATCGATTATATATATCAGATTCGATTTCCTGACGTACTTTTTGAAGATTGAACCGATTGAAATTTAGTACGAAATCGatttgtttattaaatttttatatatttttcaaattgggGTCCGTGAACGCTTTTCATTTTCCGAGTAACCAAACAATACACGTGAAGTTTCTTGTATAGTTGTAACACCATTACCATTGGTGTTGGTTATTGTGCACAGATACCTTGCTGCAAAAAGTGAAGCTGATCACTATTTGAGAGAGTTACGAAGAGAACAGGAGGAAATTATAGCTGTTCCTGAAACAGGTTTTGAAACTCGTTGTTTCGTTTTTCttgtttcaaaaaatatataattatatattttattgaatttagatatattttgtaaaaaaaaaatggtatattaATGGCAGAGGCGGCGGAGGTAGCTGAGATACTCGCAGAATATGGGATCGAGCCACATGAATATAATCCTGTTGTTAATGCTCTCAGGAGAAAGCCCCAAGCCTGGCTCGATTTTATGAtgaagtaagtttttttttatattatttcattTTGTGTGTGGCAAGTATATAAGAAAATGTAAACATAACCACATGTCCAAAAGCTTATAGGATATGCATtgactaatttattattttttcaataataattattatataggTTTGtagcttttttttattatttatctttTGGTGTGTAAGAATAAATAAAAGTTACAGAATGTTATGCGTATAGTGGGTTTGTGGAGCTGGAAGATTCTTGGAGGACCAGTTTGGCAGGATGAGTGTGTGCACATAGGTCCATTCGCTATGGCCAAGCCCACCCACTGAGATAAGAAAACCAAATCCCACTATGGAACAGTCGTATTTTGAAAGTTGGGTCACTTTTGAAATGTGGACAAAAGCCATGTGACTCTATCTAAGACTGGGCAAGGTTGATGAGAGTGAAAAGCATTAACTCAATATCATATCTATATTGATGATTACAATATCAAAAGCTTTGAATTAAGAATATCTCTTCCaactttgttttatttgttttttttcctCTTCACTAAACGTAGTGATCACTGACACTGTCCTATATACTACTTGATGGGTATGTTTGAGTTCAATGACACCATAACAATGTACccaagaaaataaattaacttgGAAAGGGTTTAGGTTATAGTGGGAGATATGAAGACCCAACTGATGATATGAAACCATAACTATTGTAGGGTGTTGTGTCTTGACATTTTCTTGTGTCCTTAATGTATAAAACTTTGACAGGTTTGAACTGGGACTTGAGAAGCCAGATCCAAAGAGAGCATATCAGAGCGCAATCACAATAGCTGTTGCTTACATCTTGGGAGGGATGGTGCCACTCATTCCTTACATGTTTTTTGAGAAAGCTACGGATGCTGTTGTTGCCTCTGTTGTCGTAACCTTGGCGGCATTGATGATCTTCGGCTATGCCAAGGGTTACTTCACGGGTAGCAGACCCCTCGTAAGCGCTTTACAAACCGCTCTCATTGGTGCCATTGCTTCAGCAGCTGCTTATGGCATGGCAAAGGCTATCCAACACTGAATTTCTCTTACTCTTCACTGTCTTCTTTAAGAAAAGTATTCTTGTTTGTTAGCCTAGATTAATAATTCTGGACAGTTGATAAAATTCTGGGTGTCGTTCTGCTTTCTTTATCTTTGGGATCTCTTTTGTTGCTTTGAGCAAGTAATTCATCCTCGTCTTGTTCTAGCACACGAAAATTGGAAAGGTTGAAAATTCTACCTTTCTTTTGTGCTAATATGAGTTGTACGGAGATTCATAAAATGGAGGAATATAAGCTTGATATAATGATTGAAAAAGACTAATAAATCTGAATTTGAGCTATCAAATGTATTTTGTCTACTAGCATGACTCGTATAAATTCATCACAAACGTGCTTTCCTATTGTGCCTAACATGCCCTAGTTGCCGAAAATAAATGTAATGTTAGTGGATTGATACATCAATTGAAAGCTCTAGCATGTCATGTTGGTCCTTGTGCATAGAGATATGCTAAGCAATTTGGTCCAAAATTGTCCATTaaaaaggtttttttttaaaaaaataaaaataaaaagtaatatttttgttttataatcAGTTTTCAAAATTTCGAAGAAAAATTACGCTGCTTGAGTGAGGAGATAAAGAGGGGCAAAAAATGTTAATTAGAAAGATTTTCTATGTACTAAAAATGAAAATGATATATATGAATTCATAGACAGGATAAGATATGTGGGGTTTTCTAGAGATGTTGTGTTATGCTTATACCATGGTGTGACTAACAAACGACCTTGTCAACTTTCTGTTATATCATTACACCTGCATGTTGTGCTTGGTGCACACTAGTAAAGTCACCAAAATATTGGAGAACAAAAAGGTATATCAAAGCTAGTCAATGGCAAGTTTTACCATGGAAGTTTAGTGCAGAGCTAATGTGGCTTATGATGTTTGACACTTCAACGGGAAACAATGAATAAAGTTTTCCAAAAAAAGCACAGAAATAATATGGCATTCCTTCCTATGCACATGCCAGAATGTGTCAAAACATTTATCACAGCAAATTTCCTTAGCTGACTCACTGGATGATATTTCCTTAAAAgtgtttttatatataaatatgtatgtaTGGTTTGTATATAAGAATTGGGATCACCAACTTACATTTGTGTAGATTACATAACTAGCTGCAAAAAGAAGGTGCATAAATCTTGAAACATAGCTATAAAATGTCTTGTGACCATATTTCTATTCATGTCGCACCATTATTTTCTGGCTCAGAAGACAACAGTCCCATTTGCTCATTTAAAGTTTCCAAACTTTCCATGTGAGGCAATTCAAACTGACCTTCATAAACTGTTGGTTCCATCCCAAAGTTGTGAGATGGTTCCATTTGTTCTAAATAATCAAAATTTCGACAATCATCCGGTGGGATTTCGGACAGCGTTAAGTCCTCCATTCCAGTGTTATTGGTCTCTTCGTCATCTTTTGGATCTTTATTATTGTCACGGAAGGGACTGGCCAAAAGAAGCTGCTCCCATGAATTGTCATCAGCTAATTCAGGTAGAATAAACTGGGAATGAGTTTCTAATGGACTTAATTTCTCATCCATAAGAATTTTCATAAAATCAGAGTTCAAGAAGAAGTCCTGCGTCCCATCTGGATATGAACTGGTTTCAGATGGTTTCTCTGCTGCCGATGTTGATGTAAACACAGGGCTTAAAGTTTCATTGGGAGATGGTAAGTATCTTACTATCATACCATCAGAGGCTGCAGGATTATCATCCTCTGTAACTTCCTCTAGCATATTTCCTGCTTCACTCATGCGCCAATTGTTTTCTTTCGGTTGAAGCAGCTGAACAAACAACCCGGGACTTTGCACGGCCATCACTAGAAATGACAACATCTGCTGCTGATTCTTTTCCATTCCCTGGAGGCGATCTCCCAAGACCAGCATCTTATTGTCAGCAGTTTCCTGGTACTGCCTAAGTTTGACCAATTCCTGTGCAAGTGCGCTTTTATCGATCTTTAGGTTCTCTACCTCTCTCCATAGAACATCTTTCACCTTCTCATCGGATTCTTCTGGGTGGTGCTCTTTCTGTTGATGTGCATGTGCTTTTCTTTGGTCTGGATCATGAGAATGTTTTCTTCTACAAATATTCTTCAACAAATGCTTCTGGTCTCGAATAAATCCTTCATTTGCAAACATCCAGCGATCTGGATGAATTTTTCTAAATCCCTGTCAACATTTATGGTTTCCATTATTTGACTATCTCAGTCTAGaccaattaaataaaaagaaccaAAAGATTTTCTCAGGGCCTACAAGGTAAGGtggtaaataatttttttattgacaTAATTTTAATTGTCTACATCTAAGTTTCtgttttaagaatattaattcaATACTTAATACCAACAATATTGTCAAGAAATAAAAGTAAGGTGTTCTTGGGCACCATTGTCTAAAAATAGTTCTAGTTTACTAATCATGGAAAACAGCATATTGATACAACAGAGTTTCCTAATGAACCAAACCACAAAATGTCATGCAAAGAGAAGCAAGGTTGTTACTCATAAATTAGTCTTTTGAATACCACATAAACAGAGAAAAGAGAAGCTTATGTTTAGGAACAGAGATGGACCAGTCTTCcagaaaataagaaaaatcatTTCAAGACAGTTATATGAAGACAAAATCATTTCATCCAGTAATCCAGGCATAGGTCAAACAAAAAACAATCATTCACTTCAGAACAAATTACTTTGTATGGATTAGGAATACAATCCCTTCTATAATAGTAAAAAACTAAACTGGAAAGTAAAAAATCGTGAAAACAAGAAAAGGAACCAGCTAAACCAAATTTCACTACTGATTGATTTTCAAGAAGCCTTTCCACAGCATAAGTGATACTGGTAAATAACAGTTGTTACTTTCTATAAAGAACAACAAAGTTTGAAGAAATTTATAATAAATTCACTGAAAAGAGATGTTAGAATATCAGTACAATTTGCTAGTTGGTTATTGTCAAATTAGGATACACTTCACCTTTATTCACATAAGCTTATTAACAGTGTCAGCAGTTCAAAAGCTGGACAAGAGTCACAAACAATGAATGTGAGACTATTCAAAGCACACAGAATAGTCTCCAAAATAGGTATTATTTAAAATGGGCAAGAGTCAATGCATGAAAGGAGTAAGTCAACCATGTAAGATGCATATCATCAACAATACAACAAGAGAAAGAAATGACTCACATTGATTTAAGAACATAAAATGTAAAAAACCAACAAAAACGCACGATCAAATCCAAACAATCAATGCCTCCACAcatgtaaataaacaaataaagcaAAAACAAAATCACCCAGAAGAAGAAAAACACTCACATAGATATTAAGTTGCCTCATGAAGCTAGAGAAGTTGCTGTGCTTGAAATATTTGGGGAGCAATCCCACAGAGAATTGGATCATATCCCAAATGACAAAGCTGTCGTTGGTATCGTTCCATGAGATTATGGAGTCTGTTGACTCGTCGTTCACCATCTCATAGCATTTCTTCAGAAAAGGAGCTATTGAAGCCGCCGACCCAGACCCACCATCCCCAATCTCCGAAGACTTACCCATAACTGTACGGGTTTTCGATTCTTGTAAAATCTTTTAGAGCTAGAAACCCCAAAAACTTTGACGACCCAGTTCAATTCGGACCTCGACAAACCCCAAAGGAAAGAGAAATTAGTAGTACAGGACAGGAACTGATAAAGAAAAAAGCAACTTGGTTGTGTTTGGGATATTTCCAGCTTCTTTCCGTGAGATATGGATTTTTTTTAAGAAGAATATGCTATTAATCAAAGAGtgaaattactttttttttctttcttttttttactttgtatttattattaattgcatttcaaaaaaaaatctacaTCTAAAAAAATATCCACAAAAACAACCATACAATTAGTTAGGGAGCCAAGAAAATttcaaatattaaattttgaaataaagacAATTGTGAAATATGACAATTGTGAAATTTcatatttcaaattaatttttaccataaaccctaaaaaaaattcatattaatTAGTAGAAAAAAACCTTAACCTATTTATGGTTCATATTCCATTACTTACTTCATAAATGAATCTATGGTTCAATTACTCACTTATTTATCAACACTAACTATTCTCTATTTTAGTAACATATTAAGTAACCAATAGTAATCCAATATAGAAAAAAGTACATCAGTTTTTCGTAAACTAAAATAAGAACAATTAAGCAGTAAaacaatttaaagaaaaatatgaaCATGAATCGatttaaagaaaaatatgaacatgaattttttttttacgtggtttcctagtccatgagtcattTTTATTGATCGATCTGAATTAAAGCTTAAGAAAGCAATTTCCCAGATTTTGAATATAAGAACTGTGCGTGAAAAATACAAATGACTAATCCTAGATATTTATAAACTGGGTTCAAATACTCTTTCCCATAATTTTAGGGGATGTTACATAAAAATCgacattcaaatttgaaataatttgAATTGCAAATGAATCAGTTTGACTATACTAATATATAAACCAACTCTTTAAAAATATGCATTATTCGCTTAGACTTTGCTTCCTTACGTCTTGAAAACACACTTTCGAAGCAATGCATATCATCTTCGAGTTGATACCTACTTTATCCGAGCTAGCAATCATTTACCTTTCGAGCTGACTCACTCATAGCAGTTGGACCTTGCGAGCTAATCCTCCATTTCGAGCAGAAATGGTTTATTACTACATATTAGCAATATTGTTACTAATTTCCATAAGCATTCGAGCTCATTGTTGGATCCAAAAGTGGGTCATGTTATTTAAAGATATAATGAATGAGATATGGAGTGTGAATGTCGTAGGGCAAGTAATGCAGATGATGGTACTCCCATTTGTGGGAGTTAGTAAGGGCAGATGCTCGGTAATCAGAATAGAAGAACCCCTgacagttctatggctcctggttttgacaggaagaGGGTCTAGTTTACAAGATAGCCGTCAGGACGGTGATGAGGCCTAgtgaagttatttagtatgcaccAGAAGCAGGAGACGTTATTTGGAAAGATGCCAGGTAAGGGCACGTTATCTACATGGAATGGTTCAGTATGTTAGGTCGGATTAGGGATTGCCCAGAATTAgagaatggaagactggaatgccttgttacattcgaagcccgaggctagttcctcggaggtGACCAGTTGACTTATAGTCTTCGTTCTTGGTTATATATGAGCTGAAAGAGTTCAGTGCTGCGTATCTCCCAAGAGAGATTCAGATATGAGGTATATGTCTCAAGGTTATTATACGAGGGGCTTGAGACATTAGTGCGTGTTGGGaatgaattagaaacttctaaaagaagaattggaatacaagtgATAAAGGGGTTCGTAGTG
It includes:
- the LOC133824455 gene encoding vacuolar iron transporter 1-like, coding for MANEEARTVDPEKQRLLISQHKEKHFTAGEIVRDIIIGVSDGLTVPFALAAGLSGANASSSIVLTAGIAEVAAGAISMGLGGYLAAKSEADHYLRELRREQEEIIAVPETEAAEVAEILAEYGIEPHEYNPVVNALRRKPQAWLDFMMKFELGLEKPDPKRAYQSAITIAVAYILGGMVPLIPYMFFEKATDAVVASVVVTLAALMIFGYAKGYFTGSRPLVSALQTALIGAIASAAAYGMAKAIQH
- the LOC133824456 gene encoding heat stress transcription factor A-8; translation: MGKSSEIGDGGSGSAASIAPFLKKCYEMVNDESTDSIISWNDTNDSFVIWDMIQFSVGLLPKYFKHSNFSSFMRQLNIYGFRKIHPDRWMFANEGFIRDQKHLLKNICRRKHSHDPDQRKAHAHQQKEHHPEESDEKVKDVLWREVENLKIDKSALAQELVKLRQYQETADNKMLVLGDRLQGMEKNQQQMLSFLVMAVQSPGLFVQLLQPKENNWRMSEAGNMLEEVTEDDNPAASDGMIVRYLPSPNETLSPVFTSTSAAEKPSETSSYPDGTQDFFLNSDFMKILMDEKLSPLETHSQFILPELADDNSWEQLLLASPFRDNNKDPKDDEETNNTGMEDLTLSEIPPDDCRNFDYLEQMEPSHNFGMEPTVYEGQFELPHMESLETLNEQMGLLSSEPENNGAT